A section of the Acidobacterium capsulatum ATCC 51196 genome encodes:
- a CDS encoding TIGR00730 family Rossman fold protein, which produces MKKWVAVFCASAVGGHRDYLDQARVMGRVIAERGHGLVYGGATVGTMGAVADAALAAGGAVMGVIPEVLKDREIEHRGLAELHVVRSMHERKAMMADRADAFVALPGGYGTLDEFVEVLTWAQLRIHSKPCLLVNVRGYYDGLLSFLDRCVAEGFLKPENRALIQVAADADEALRIMEELWAAGAMQAHDARLDELVK; this is translated from the coding sequence ATGAAGAAGTGGGTGGCAGTTTTTTGCGCGTCGGCGGTTGGCGGGCACCGTGATTACCTGGATCAGGCGCGTGTCATGGGCCGCGTGATTGCCGAACGTGGACACGGGCTGGTTTATGGTGGCGCAACGGTAGGCACCATGGGTGCGGTGGCTGATGCCGCACTGGCTGCGGGTGGCGCGGTGATGGGCGTGATTCCTGAGGTGCTGAAAGATCGCGAGATCGAGCACCGCGGGCTGGCCGAACTGCATGTGGTGCGCTCGATGCATGAGCGCAAGGCGATGATGGCGGATCGCGCCGATGCTTTTGTGGCGCTGCCCGGTGGCTACGGGACGCTCGATGAGTTTGTCGAGGTGCTGACGTGGGCGCAGTTGCGTATCCACTCCAAGCCCTGCTTGCTGGTGAATGTGCGCGGGTATTATGACGGGCTGTTGAGCTTCCTGGATAGGTGTGTTGCGGAAGGATTTCTGAAGCCCGAGAATCGCGCGCTGATTCAGGTGGCGGCCGACGCGGACGAGGCGCTGCGGATTATGGAGGAACTGTGGGCTGCGGGAGCCATGCAGGCCCATGATGCGCGGCTGGATGAACTGGTGAAGTAG
- a CDS encoding sugar phosphate isomerase/epimerase family protein has product MRLAVFTPLFSGLSLSQTLAKLRDLGISSVELGTGNYPGAAHCPLTMLDDDLAREDFQRTLAEYGTNLCALSCHGNALHPDPARARAAREVSRKTILLAEKLGVPTVVDFSGCPGGSPNDITPNWVTCAWPPDYQEILTWQWEQAVAPYWREHAQFAADHGVRIAIEMHPGFVVYSPETLLRLRQIAGPAVGANLDPSHLFWQNIDPIAAIRVLGDAIHHVHAKDTQLYPANLPRTGVLDTQPYTAERTRGWLFRTVGYGHGAEWWKEFVSTLRMHGYDGPVSIEHEDSLLSAEEGLTKAADFLNGLLPREPPGQAWWV; this is encoded by the coding sequence ATGCGACTCGCCGTCTTCACTCCCCTGTTCTCCGGTCTTTCGCTCTCGCAGACTCTGGCCAAACTGCGCGACCTCGGCATCTCCTCCGTCGAACTGGGCACCGGCAACTACCCGGGAGCCGCACACTGCCCGCTCACAATGCTCGATGACGATCTGGCACGCGAAGACTTTCAACGCACGCTCGCCGAATACGGGACAAACCTCTGCGCACTGAGCTGCCACGGCAATGCACTGCACCCTGATCCGGCCCGCGCGCGTGCCGCTCGCGAAGTCAGCCGCAAGACCATCCTGCTGGCAGAGAAGCTCGGCGTGCCCACAGTCGTCGACTTCTCCGGCTGCCCCGGTGGCTCGCCCAATGACATCACACCCAACTGGGTCACCTGCGCCTGGCCGCCGGACTATCAGGAGATTCTCACCTGGCAATGGGAGCAGGCCGTCGCGCCGTACTGGCGCGAACACGCTCAATTCGCCGCCGATCACGGCGTGCGCATCGCCATCGAGATGCATCCCGGCTTTGTCGTCTACTCACCCGAGACCCTGCTGCGCCTGCGCCAGATCGCCGGGCCTGCCGTGGGAGCCAACCTCGACCCCAGCCATCTTTTCTGGCAAAACATCGACCCCATCGCCGCCATTCGCGTGCTCGGCGATGCCATCCATCACGTCCACGCCAAGGACACGCAGCTCTACCCTGCCAACCTGCCACGCACCGGCGTGCTCGATACCCAGCCCTACACCGCCGAGCGCACCCGCGGCTGGCTCTTCCGCACCGTAGGCTACGGTCACGGAGCGGAATGGTGGAAGGAATTCGTCTCCACCCTCCGCATGCACGGCTACGACGGCCCCGTCTCGATTGAGCATGAGGACAGCCTGCTCTCCGCCGAAGAAGGACTCACCAAAGCAGCGGATTTTCTAAACGGCCTGCTGCCGCGCGAGCCGCCCGGCCAAGCCTGGTGGGTGTAG
- a CDS encoding glycosyltransferase family 39 protein: protein MGRIARSLVTGHGYSSPFGGYTGPSAWTAPLYPFFIAAVFRLFGIYSQTSALVLMLWNVLFDALAVFPLWHIARRSFGLRTARASVWMWAICPFTFQYIPRIWVSTLAMLLFAMIFALMLRMRGIGEAPQPLSATATPRRWLLFGLLWGVLALGEASCLLCLPVSLIWLLLPAWREPGRSQLRGMTTRAAASVAIIVACMTPWMIRNTIAFHRFIPMRTDLGLELAIGNGPGAEGLPLVYDHPSVNPVQFRLYSRLGEIEYCRERGSLAKSLIRTNPAHYAADTLRRIDFYWFGVPPPSNPNILIQYLPTGVFAFFGLCGLAGLALALHNKAPAASLMAFSFLLLPLLYYFVFVEDRFRYTLDPLIYCLTAYLWLCAEEGYRVRWLTPGWWRSHFPLSK, encoded by the coding sequence ATGGGCCGCATTGCACGGTCATTGGTTACCGGCCATGGATATTCGAGTCCATTCGGGGGTTACACCGGCCCCTCCGCCTGGACCGCGCCGCTCTATCCCTTCTTCATCGCGGCCGTCTTCAGACTCTTCGGCATTTACTCGCAGACCTCAGCGCTGGTGCTGATGCTCTGGAACGTGCTTTTCGATGCGCTGGCGGTCTTTCCGCTCTGGCACATCGCACGCCGCAGTTTTGGGCTTCGTACGGCAAGGGCCTCTGTGTGGATGTGGGCCATCTGTCCATTCACTTTCCAATACATTCCGCGCATTTGGGTCTCAACCCTGGCCATGCTGCTTTTTGCGATGATTTTTGCCTTGATGCTGCGCATGCGCGGTATCGGTGAAGCGCCACAGCCACTTTCCGCTACGGCAACTCCGCGGCGGTGGCTGCTGTTCGGCTTGCTCTGGGGAGTGCTTGCCCTCGGCGAGGCCTCATGTCTGCTTTGTTTGCCTGTCTCTCTTATTTGGCTACTTCTACCCGCATGGCGCGAACCGGGCCGCTCTCAACTGCGCGGCATGACCACACGCGCTGCCGCATCCGTGGCCATTATTGTCGCCTGCATGACACCGTGGATGATTCGCAACACGATCGCTTTCCACCGGTTCATTCCCATGCGCACCGACTTAGGTTTAGAACTGGCGATTGGCAACGGCCCCGGCGCAGAAGGCCTGCCATTGGTCTATGACCATCCCAGCGTTAACCCTGTTCAGTTCCGGCTATACAGCCGCCTCGGTGAGATTGAGTATTGCCGTGAACGCGGCAGCCTCGCAAAGTCCCTCATTCGCACCAATCCTGCACACTATGCAGCTGACACGCTTCGCCGCATCGACTTTTACTGGTTCGGAGTACCGCCACCGAGCAACCCGAACATCCTGATTCAATACTTGCCCACCGGTGTCTTTGCCTTTTTTGGCCTTTGCGGTTTGGCGGGATTGGCTCTTGCGCTGCACAACAAAGCTCCGGCGGCAAGCTTGATGGCCTTTTCATTTTTGCTCTTGCCCTTGCTCTACTACTTTGTTTTTGTAGAGGATCGCTTCCGCTATACGCTTGACCCACTGATCTATTGCTTAACGGCTTATCTCTGGCTGTGCGCCGAGGAGGGCTACCGCGTGCGCTGGCTCACTCCCGGTTGGTGGCGTTCACATTTTCCCTTAAGTAAATGA